From Saprospiraceae bacterium, one genomic window encodes:
- a CDS encoding DUF4159 domain-containing protein, producing the protein MNKLFLFLLILFFSFKTDHSAPAIKLGLLKYSGGGDWYSNPTALINLSRFCNKELKTNLDPNFGTVEVGSAEIFNYPFIHMTGHGNVVFSDLDAQNLRNYLLAGGFLHIDDNYGMDPFVRPAMKKVFPELDFIELPFSHPIYKQKFEFRNGLPKIHKHDDKPAQGYGLIWQGRLVCFYSYECDLSDGWEDREVHKDPEEIRIQALKMGANLIQFAFTN; encoded by the coding sequence ATGAACAAGTTGTTTCTTTTTCTTTTAATATTGTTTTTCTCTTTCAAAACGGATCATTCTGCTCCTGCTATAAAGTTGGGTTTATTGAAATACAGCGGAGGGGGAGATTGGTATTCCAATCCAACTGCGTTGATCAATTTATCCCGCTTTTGCAACAAAGAACTAAAAACCAATCTTGATCCAAATTTTGGGACTGTGGAAGTGGGTAGCGCAGAAATTTTTAATTACCCCTTTATTCACATGACTGGTCATGGCAATGTGGTCTTCAGTGATCTCGATGCACAAAATCTCAGAAATTATTTGTTGGCGGGTGGCTTTTTGCACATTGATGACAATTATGGGATGGATCCATTTGTTAGGCCGGCTATGAAGAAAGTTTTTCCGGAATTGGATTTCATAGAATTGCCCTTTAGCCATCCTATTTATAAACAAAAATTTGAATTTAGAAATGGCCTTCCAAAAATTCACAAACACGATGATAAACCAGCTCAGGGATACGGACTTATCTGGCAGGGCCGACTGGTGTGCTTCTACAGTTATGAATGCGATTTAAGTGATGGTTGGGAAGATCGTGAAGTCCACAAAGATCCTGAGGAAATACGAATTCAGGCTTTAAAAATGGGAGCCAATCTCATCCAGTTTGCTTTTACAAATTAG
- a CDS encoding 16S rRNA (uracil(1498)-N(3))-methyltransferase encodes MFQFLSPVTALKDCYLCPKVNQLHLFRGHRIGNDRFCLSEEEGHHCIKVTRHKPGDEILVTDFKGEIWRAVLIAENPKNALCNLNGVYKTEIQNAGRICIAISLTQQSDRFEWFLEKAVETGANDIYPLVCQRTENKKEKSERWNKVMLAAAKQTLRAFLPEIHPLQSLNDFIQTNKIRQRFICHCETGTEGFLGDSYDPGQDVVVLIGPEGDFSSKEISDGISMGFQAKDLGPLRLRTETAGIVCCVILQTVKNLA; translated from the coding sequence TTGTTTCAATTCTTAAGTCCTGTCACAGCCTTAAAAGATTGTTACCTTTGCCCTAAAGTCAATCAGTTGCATCTTTTTAGAGGACATAGGATCGGCAATGACAGGTTTTGTCTTTCGGAAGAGGAAGGGCATCACTGTATCAAGGTGACCCGACATAAACCTGGAGATGAAATATTGGTGACAGACTTCAAAGGAGAAATTTGGAGGGCGGTTTTGATCGCTGAAAATCCAAAAAATGCCCTTTGCAATTTAAATGGAGTCTATAAAACTGAAATCCAAAACGCTGGACGGATTTGCATCGCCATTAGTCTGACACAACAAAGTGATCGCTTTGAATGGTTTTTGGAAAAAGCGGTTGAAACAGGTGCAAATGATATCTATCCATTGGTTTGCCAAAGAACCGAAAATAAAAAGGAAAAAAGCGAAAGATGGAATAAGGTGATGTTGGCAGCTGCCAAGCAAACACTAAGGGCCTTTCTTCCAGAAATCCACCCTCTGCAAAGTTTAAATGATTTTATTCAAACAAATAAAATCCGCCAGCGTTTTATTTGCCATTGTGAAACGGGAACTGAAGGATTTTTAGGAGATTCCTATGATCCCGGTCAGGATGTGGTTGTCTTAATTGGTCCTGAAGGTGATTTCAGCTCCAAAGAAATTTCAGATGGAATTTCTATGGGGTTCCAAGCGAAAGATCTTGGTCCTTTGCGTCTGAGGACTGAAACTGCAGGAATTGTGTGTTGTGTGATTTTACAAACGGTTAAAAATTTAGCATGA
- a CDS encoding DedA family protein: MDILRQLLDFLLHIDAHLIELTSQYGVYIYLILFLILFSETGLVVAAILPGDSLLFAAGALSSSGNLNIWVVMGCCIVGAILGNTVNFYIGRWLGPRIFEEDSRLFKKDYLIRTQKFYDKHGGKALIIGRFLPLIRTFVPLVAGVGNMASSKFSYYNILGAFLWIPPLCGLGYLFGNIPFVKNNFSLVILLIIFISALPLFLTILNRKSFFKKIKF; the protein is encoded by the coding sequence ATGGATATTTTGAGACAACTGCTTGATTTTCTATTGCACATTGACGCCCATTTGATTGAATTGACAAGTCAATATGGCGTCTATATATACCTGATTTTATTCTTGATCTTGTTTTCTGAAACCGGCCTGGTAGTTGCTGCAATCCTTCCCGGTGATAGTTTGCTCTTTGCGGCAGGCGCCTTATCTTCAAGCGGAAATTTAAATATTTGGGTAGTGATGGGATGCTGTATCGTTGGAGCCATTTTAGGCAATACTGTTAATTTCTACATTGGTCGTTGGCTGGGTCCCCGAATCTTTGAAGAAGACAGCCGGTTGTTTAAAAAAGACTATTTGATCAGAACCCAGAAATTTTATGACAAACACGGTGGAAAAGCTTTAATCATTGGTAGGTTCCTTCCACTCATCCGTACCTTTGTTCCTTTGGTAGCCGGTGTTGGAAATATGGCTTCCAGCAAATTTTCTTATTACAATATATTGGGTGCTTTCTTGTGGATACCTCCTTTGTGCGGTCTTGGTTATTTGTTTGGAAATATTCCTTTTGTCAAAAATAACTTTTCACTGGTTATCCTGCTCATAATTTTTATTAGTGCCCTGCCTCTCTTTCTTACCATCTTAAACAGAAAATCATTTTTCAAGAAAATTAAATTTTAG